The sequence CAAAACCAGAGAGTTAACAATTCCTGAACTAAATAAGAATTGAGCTCTGACTCTCTGAGACACCCCAACAGAGCAGTTCTAGACCCCTTGAGAAAACGCTCAATAAGGTCGTGCCATTCACTAAATATTTAGGGTACACACAATATATAGACCTAAAGTGGTTGCACTATCAAAGGTTGATACTGACGGTAGGAACTTTATAACACGCACATTAAGAAATATTATGGCAAAACGCACACACTGGGTCACATTCTAGCTCTTCAAAAGGTAAATGGAATGGCGCCTTTGGTTCAAAAACTAAAACTGCAACATGGTTAAATGTAGGGGAAGAAAAAGGACAAGGGTTCGACTGCTAAACAAACAAGGCAACTTCGTTTCGACAAGGGAACAACAGGAAAAGAAGGATCGATCCGACTCTACAGAATTGGTGATATGATAAATGCTTTTGTATTGGATGAGTGCATTATAGATTTTCTGATACCTCAAAACCTTGCCCCAAGTGGTAGCACAaagtcacaaaagacttggaattATCACAACAAAATCAAAGGAACTAGAATGACATTTGCTAATAAGAATTGATGCATTGTGTAGCTCTGGAACACGCCATTCAGATTCTAGAACCCCCAAAGAAAACATTCAACAAGGCGGTGCCATTCACTGGAAATTTAGTGTACATCTGATGATATAGACCTCAGGTGGTTGTATTATGAAAGTAAATATCGATAGTAGGACTTTCTTTACATGCAcattaaaaaatatgaaggcagaAACCACACAAAGGAGAACTCTCTAGCACTTTGAAAATGTTAATAGAGTCGCCCCCAAAACTGGAACAGGGATAAGTCATAAATGTATGAAtgggaataaaaaaggcaaggggTTCCACTTCTAAACAAACAAGGCAACCTTTCGAGTCAACAAGAAGGAAACTGAACAAGTATCAACTCGTACTAACATTTGGAATTATCAGAATATAATGGGAAGGAGGAACTAGAACGGCATTTGCAAAACTTTGCTCACTGATCTGAAGTATAGTACAAACAAGATTAGCATAGTAATACATCGGGAACCTATATATATGTAAAAACCATGGACCCAGAGAAAACTCAAACTTGCTGCCAGTACAAACAATAGGATCATCAAACTTGCTGCCAGTACAAACAATAGGATCATGTAATCAACAGATGGATCAGGAATCACTGCATTCAATTATTGCCTGTAGTACCAAAGAGGCACATGCACAGAGTCATAGACATACTTCTGCTTTGCATCCTAAGTAGGAAAGCaaaatttattatataaaaatgtgTTGTACTTATGAAAACACCATCAGCATGAGCTATTTCTTGTGTGGACAACAAAAGAACAGATTCTCAATGTTAGGAGTAGTCTGCATCAACTAGTAATCTATTATCATGCAAAACTGTTGCGGATACTCAAACAAGACCAAATGAAAACTCCATCTAGCAATCATTCGAGGACATGAGCAAGAAATCAGAGGCTAATGCAAGGGACAAACAAAACCATGGCGTGGCATTAGTGCTCAATCATAATCATAGCCTAACACAACTGATCCGAATGCTCACCAAGTCAAACTACAAAAATCAAGTAGCACACGCATAACGAACAATGATTTTACTTCAGGAACAATGATTCTAGCGAATGATGCAAGAGAGAAAAGCGATCCATCCGTCACAATTAACACAAACAACTACTACTTCATCACAAGTTAACATGCCCAATCAATTATAGAACAACCTATGGTTAATTTCAATCACAGATGAATAACAAACAAGCAATGATTTGAGAAGTAACAGAGGACTGAGGGGGTGATCTATTGTTATTACCGCTGGTGAAGGCGCACGTCATGCCGACGGCGAAGCTGATGGAGACGGTGAAGACGCCGAGCAGGATGAGGTTGACGGGGTGCTTCTGGTGGTAGTAGCGCAGGGGGCAGAGCACTGCGGAGCGCGAACGGAGCAAGCAATTCCATCAGTCAGTCAACGCGCGAACCCGAATTCAGAGAGGGGCCGGGGCCGGGGGCAAGCCGGGGAGGCTCGACAATAATAATTACTGTACCGATGAGGGGCAGGACGAGGAGGAAGATGTAGAGGCCCAGGCCAGCGTTGGAGGAGACGAAGAACTCGGAGACGGCGGGGACCTTGACGACGAACCCCGCGACGGCGGCGGTCATGGCGAGCTGGACCGAGAGGATGACGTAGATCTTGCGGATGAAGGCCCAGCGCAGCTCCACGTCCTCCGTCATCCCCGGGTAGAGCGCCGCCGAGCCGCCCGCCTCGAGGTCGAGGTCCGGCGCCTTCCGGTACCCGAACATCGCGCCTCGCTAGGGTTTCGGCCGGGGGTCGTCGGGGACGGGGGGAAGAGGAAAAGGAAGCAGATGGAGTTGGGCACGCTTCGTAATCGTCTCTCCTCTCGTGGGGCGGATGGGGAGTAGAAGAAGACCCAACTGCCGGGTCGGGTCGGGCGGGTCGGTTCGTGCCTTGGCCTCGAAGGCTCGTACGGGACGGGGTGGGGTGGGGACGCACGCGACTGACGACTTTCGCCAAGACCGGCCCCGGCCCGGCCCGGTTATCTGTGGCCTATGTTGGCCCACCAgggcccgacccggcccggcccatCTCCCTCCCCGGTGACGCACGCGTCGCGTCCCTGATCTTCTCTGATCGGAG comes from Triticum aestivum cultivar Chinese Spring chromosome 5B, IWGSC CS RefSeq v2.1, whole genome shotgun sequence and encodes:
- the LOC123113666 gene encoding protein LIFEGUARD 2, translating into MFGYRKAPDLDLEAGGSAALYPGMTEDVELRWAFIRKIYVILSVQLAMTAAVAGFVVKVPAVSEFFVSSNAGLGLYIFLLVLPLIVLCPLRYYHQKHPVNLILLGVFTVSISFAVGMTCAFTSGKIILEAAILTAVVVISLTAYTFWAAKRGHDFNFLGPFLFGALMVLLVFSLIQIFFPLGKISTMIYGAVASIIFCGYIIFDTDNIIKRHTYDEYIWAAVSLYLDIINLFLNLMQILRAADS